In Candidatus Bathyarchaeota archaeon, the following proteins share a genomic window:
- a CDS encoding SMC-Scp complex subunit ScpB codes for MKEVEQASPETTSPEINRQKQRLALIEAALYVAGRPLDLKTLASVVRTRSKNLVQQLACTLKQEYDNRNMSLEILELMDERFVMQLRPEYSPRVQRLAMRPLLTVGPLKTLSYIAYRQPVPQKQVLNVRGHHVYSHLKQLEDFGLITREPVGRTKVIRTTQFFADYFGLSHDLRAMKRQLKKIFGSAEPESKGKEEK; via the coding sequence TTGAAGGAAGTGGAGCAAGCATCGCCTGAGACAACATCGCCAGAAATAAACAGGCAGAAACAGCGCCTAGCATTAATAGAGGCGGCATTGTACGTCGCCGGAAGACCGTTAGACTTGAAAACTTTAGCCTCTGTAGTTAGGACACGTTCAAAAAATCTGGTTCAACAACTTGCATGCACCCTTAAACAAGAATATGACAATCGAAATATGAGTTTGGAAATATTAGAGTTGATGGATGAACGCTTCGTCATGCAACTAAGACCAGAATACTCTCCGCGCGTGCAAAGACTGGCTATGCGCCCCCTTCTGACAGTTGGCCCGTTAAAAACACTTTCATACATTGCCTATAGACAGCCAGTCCCCCAAAAACAAGTACTAAACGTCCGTGGCCACCATGTGTATAGCCACCTGAAGCAGTTAGAGGACTTTGGGCTAATTACACGAGAACCTGTAGGTCGAACAAAAGTTATACGAACGACCCAATTTTTCGCAGACTATTTTGGCCTAAGCCACGACCTACGCGCCATGAAACGCCAACTCAAAAAGATTTTTGGATCCGCCGAACCCGAATCCAAAGGAAAAGAAGAGAAATAG
- a CDS encoding H/ACA RNA-protein complex protein Gar1, translated as MQHLGRVLHVSVSRNLILKAKLQPKIGDKVVDENLRYIGSVFDVFGPVSSPYVSVKPIITEPQRLIKSTLYTIPSTARRKEKRKYAR; from the coding sequence TTGCAGCATTTAGGTCGTGTGCTTCACGTAAGTGTAAGTCGGAATTTAATTCTAAAGGCAAAACTTCAGCCGAAAATCGGCGACAAAGTTGTAGATGAAAACCTAAGATATATTGGTTCTGTTTTCGATGTTTTCGGTCCTGTTTCCTCACCTTACGTTTCAGTAAAACCTATAATAACAGAGCCGCAACGCTTGATTAAAAGTACACTTTACACGATTCCCTCAACAGCAAGGAGAAAGGAGAAGAGAAAGTATGCAAGATAA
- a CDS encoding GNAT family N-acetyltransferase: MVKFVPAILQWEFGGKQLLEIKRFVQGRDEGDWVRIWNAAYEEYDDMRQITVDEFRIAEKAPSFDPEGMFIAELNEQSVGIIHAHVDKKRREKKGFIRSFGIIPEFRGKGIEEKLAETALKELKSRGMMIVQGWAADSREDRIRLWKNLGFKLVRKFSLMKSDLDEISSGIGENEEVVLTAVRKDSDKDLKMLNWLGNECFKEHFNYRPGDVEETIYFLRKDPFFRVQEWFFASLGEEHVGYIGVGVDEKYNVERNVKSGWIMDIGVLKPDRIRGIGTRLMLQGMETLKAKGMTMAMLGVDDWNVTKAMKLYEKVGFKVAKKDLTYERNIE; this comes from the coding sequence ATGGTTAAATTTGTGCCTGCGATTTTGCAGTGGGAATTTGGAGGGAAGCAGTTGTTAGAAATTAAGCGGTTTGTTCAGGGAAGAGACGAGGGAGATTGGGTTAGAATATGGAATGCTGCGTACGAGGAATATGACGATATGAGGCAAATAACGGTGGACGAATTTAGGATTGCTGAAAAAGCACCTAGTTTTGATCCTGAAGGGATGTTTATTGCAGAGCTGAATGAGCAGTCAGTTGGGATTATTCATGCCCATGTTGACAAAAAAAGGAGGGAAAAGAAGGGGTTCATAAGATCTTTTGGCATTATTCCTGAGTTTCGAGGTAAAGGCATAGAAGAAAAACTTGCGGAAACTGCTCTGAAGGAGTTAAAGAGTCGGGGGATGATGATTGTTCAAGGGTGGGCTGCCGATAGCAGGGAAGATAGGATTCGCCTTTGGAAGAACCTGGGGTTTAAACTGGTTCGTAAGTTTAGCTTAATGAAAAGCGACTTGGATGAGATTTCTTCAGGTATTGGAGAAAACGAGGAAGTGGTGCTGACAGCGGTCAGAAAAGATTCGGACAAGGATTTGAAAATGCTTAATTGGCTTGGTAATGAATGCTTCAAGGAACACTTTAACTATAGACCTGGCGATGTTGAAGAGACGATTTATTTTCTGCGAAAAGATCCATTTTTTAGGGTTCAAGAATGGTTCTTCGCTAGTCTGGGTGAGGAACACGTGGGGTATATCGGAGTAGGTGTCGATGAGAAGTACAATGTTGAGAGAAATGTGAAAAGTGGGTGGATCATGGATATCGGTGTGTTGAAGCCTGACAGAATACGAGGGATTGGAACTAGATTGATGTTGCAGGGCATGGAGACGCTGAAGGCTAAGGGCATGACTATGGCGATGTTGGGCGTGGACGATTGGAATGTGACGAAGGCGATGAAGTTGTATGAGAAGGTTGGCTTCAAAGTAGCTAAGAAGGATTTGACTTACGAGAGAAACATCGAATAA
- a CDS encoding 30S ribosomal protein S8e, producing MSVWHGDSHKKKLSGGRKRAHRKKRRFERGSFPVETRLSERKLKTVRRRGGNIKTRAFREKQASISIPATGKTEKTEILRVVKNPANIDYDRRGVITKGTIIETKLGLARVTSRPGQHGLINAILIPEKQ from the coding sequence TTGTCTGTTTGGCACGGAGATTCACACAAAAAGAAACTTTCAGGCGGTCGCAAACGCGCCCATCGCAAAAAACGCCGCTTCGAACGAGGTTCTTTCCCAGTAGAAACTAGGCTGAGCGAAAGAAAACTAAAAACAGTTCGCCGACGAGGCGGTAACATAAAAACACGAGCCTTCAGAGAAAAACAAGCAAGCATTTCCATTCCAGCAACAGGAAAAACAGAAAAAACAGAGATCCTGCGAGTGGTGAAAAACCCAGCTAACATAGACTATGACAGACGCGGTGTAATCACAAAAGGAACAATAATAGAGACAAAGTTAGGACTTGCACGTGTAACTTCACGTCCTGGGCAACACGGATTAATAAACGCCATTTTGATTCCAGAAAAACAATAG
- a CDS encoding DUF2096 family protein yields MGYEQWWKTLENLITELRKKQVTISTEVMTSLRSAKITINIYKADPSRLESIPVIENYLMTVESNLINMAKERFGQAFMERWIKKLEKARREENLKAETATSRFIPGLPKGKHWIRVSTSDDILKENVEKLAGELGLSCKMQKDGYVLVYGSKEDVKDFVKKMAKECRGTRKS; encoded by the coding sequence ATGGGCTATGAACAATGGTGGAAAACCTTAGAAAACCTAATAACCGAACTTCGAAAAAAACAGGTAACAATCTCCACAGAAGTCATGACCTCTCTACGATCTGCAAAAATCACGATAAACATCTACAAGGCAGACCCATCACGTTTAGAATCTATTCCTGTCATAGAGAACTACTTAATGACTGTCGAATCCAATCTCATAAACATGGCAAAAGAGAGATTTGGCCAAGCCTTCATGGAGCGTTGGATTAAGAAGCTGGAAAAAGCTAGAAGAGAAGAAAACCTAAAAGCTGAAACGGCGACTTCACGGTTTATTCCAGGACTTCCAAAAGGTAAGCATTGGATAAGAGTTTCAACTTCCGACGACATCCTTAAAGAAAACGTTGAAAAGTTGGCTGGCGAATTAGGGCTTTCCTGCAAGATGCAAAAAGACGGTTACGTATTAGTGTATGGCAGCAAGGAAGATGTGAAGGATTTTGTCAAAAAAATGGCGAAGGAATGCCGAGGAACAAGGAAAAGTTAG
- a CDS encoding FprA family A-type flavoprotein, translating to MAKVIVIYESKYGNTKLVAEEIVEGMREVEGIEVALSELKEVDLDKILDYHAILIGSPNHFGGPTRSIKKFIDRLGKLTLKKRVFAVFDTYIKRDLEKAVKKMEKRIKEKVPESKLLVPGLSIKIQGMKGPILEEDLPRCKEFGSKIAAQLKT from the coding sequence TTGGCGAAAGTCATCGTTATTTACGAATCGAAGTATGGTAATACAAAACTTGTAGCGGAAGAAATCGTTGAAGGAATGAGAGAAGTTGAAGGAATAGAAGTTGCCCTCAGTGAGCTCAAAGAGGTTGACCTCGACAAGATCCTTGATTACCATGCGATTTTGATTGGTTCTCCGAATCATTTCGGTGGACCAACAAGAAGTATCAAGAAGTTTATTGACAGACTTGGCAAACTCACGTTAAAGAAAAGGGTATTTGCCGTTTTTGACACATATATTAAGAGAGATCTTGAAAAAGCGGTGAAGAAAATGGAGAAAAGAATAAAGGAAAAGGTCCCTGAATCTAAACTGCTGGTTCCTGGGTTGTCAATAAAAATTCAAGGAATGAAGGGGCCGATTCTAGAGGAAGATCTTCCTAGATGCAAAGAGTTTGGAAGCAAAATAGCGGCTCAATTGAAGACTTGA
- the thiL gene encoding thiamine-phosphate kinase, with product MSVAEKLGERKIIETIWNNLDEAPNMPVPFGDDVSAVEYGDGNLAVLKTDMLVDKTDVPPHMSYWQAARKAVIMNISDLAAKGVKPLGLLVSLGIPRNLTKKDIGQIGKGLNAGAREYGTYVLGGDTSETHSLIISIAAFGLARKEALILRSGANPEDIVATTGLFGLTSSGLKILKERLAAPQKIKKKLVDAVLMPYARLKEGLALAKTGATTASIDSSDGLAWSLHEISSASNVGFVVDAPPIAQETYRFAKLHSLDPMELGFYGGEEYELIVTIKPEHWRRTKEAVVQQGGTLLKIGKTTAKKTLLVKHRGKLIKIEARGYEHFKYNRSD from the coding sequence TTGAGCGTAGCAGAGAAGCTTGGCGAACGCAAAATAATCGAAACCATCTGGAATAATTTGGACGAAGCTCCAAACATGCCAGTGCCTTTCGGCGACGACGTGTCAGCTGTAGAATACGGAGATGGCAATCTCGCAGTTCTAAAAACAGACATGCTTGTAGATAAAACCGACGTCCCACCCCATATGAGTTATTGGCAGGCAGCCCGCAAAGCAGTCATCATGAACATCAGTGACCTTGCTGCAAAAGGCGTAAAACCTTTAGGACTCCTTGTGTCTTTAGGCATCCCGCGAAACCTAACAAAGAAAGACATTGGGCAGATTGGAAAAGGATTGAATGCAGGCGCAAGAGAATATGGCACTTATGTTTTAGGTGGGGACACAAGCGAAACACATAGTCTTATAATCAGTATTGCAGCTTTCGGGTTAGCGAGAAAAGAAGCTCTCATCTTGCGAAGTGGCGCAAATCCTGAAGATATTGTAGCGACAACAGGCCTGTTCGGTTTAACATCCTCCGGTCTTAAAATATTGAAAGAAAGACTCGCCGCACCACAGAAGATCAAGAAGAAGCTTGTGGACGCTGTTTTAATGCCTTACGCACGGCTCAAAGAAGGCTTGGCTTTAGCGAAAACAGGTGCGACTACAGCGTCTATAGATTCAAGCGACGGATTGGCATGGAGTCTCCACGAAATCAGCAGCGCCAGCAACGTTGGGTTCGTAGTCGACGCCCCACCCATCGCTCAGGAAACGTACCGATTTGCTAAGCTGCATAGCCTTGACCCTATGGAGTTAGGTTTCTATGGCGGCGAAGAATACGAGTTGATTGTCACCATTAAACCAGAACATTGGAGAAGAACTAAAGAGGCGGTTGTGCAACAAGGAGGCACCCTCTTGAAGATCGGAAAAACCACAGCAAAAAAAACATTACTTGTCAAGCACAGGGGCAAGCTGATCAAAATAGAGGCGCGAGGGTACGAACATTTCAAGTATAATAGAAGCGACTAG
- a CDS encoding chromosome segregation protein SMC, translating to MPYVKKIELRGFKSFGPKTVTVTLDKGFTAVTGPNGSGKTNIVDAILFVLGELSARRMRAENLAKLIFHGSPDAGLGKAKSAKVVLQFDNKDGRIPVDTNTVTISREVFRNGQCVYRLNGRRISRTNINNMLSMAGITSTGHNIILQGTINRMTDISSKDRRKILEDMVGIAQYDSEKAEAEEKLQVAEISVRTAMGRIDEVQKRVDDLERERNGLLRYNFIQNEIKRFEAMKLSHQVTIIEEKGTDISSKLEEAQRIVENLGQVRDKMRDNRHSIEREWRRLSSDMVEEGGTRVLEVQIKIGDLKSRLTELSTKTSAGTTTLEGLRKVRENNIQQLDSMRMEISENRKRMQQLKRKREQLLKDFDAKQAEHDILTSETTQLWGDIGENSKEIRETERQLDRLYQELADLKADYAQGQTSKRILLHRLNDLKTRKERFAVTLEELEKSFGDLKEVQKEQKTRLNNLQKSLERRIIQKEAVEREIDEAGEIAGTAREAVVEFATQRELAEAVAAEENALRNIEELGELGVISGVYGRLKNLIKIEGRHKQALEAAGAGWLDAIVVRDFEAAFMCAETLRRLKLGRIRIIPIKGLTRKVASPRELRNVEGLATAFVKCAREHEPAVDFVFGDTVVARNDKTALGVCRKGYRSVTTNGDVYEVGGGLESGFFREPIDFSAIIPSETAIKSLDEAVRALKEHLARRGKDVSFLEEEIERTRSEITGLSEAIGTLDAEVARVKKSTKVTKRNIRRIGFYIQGVQTKLEKEKTEIGLQKAQRHAIRKDMQKLRTKLAELRRKTDPTHIQKLEIQRDRLAENLIMLRQNLGSVKTEFSTLQSKYDNVLRLSYRNVKVQLKKVEKQLAVVEKEIDEALQEKEQLKEELLKLEKSREELSRTVLSAREEAKKFTAQIDDIDKELKKIDAEYERADRLRNQLQLSHQTLQLQADGFRRQLREFGYEKIISITPRQLEEAETSLRMMEFEVERLGAVNQLALSHYAEQISRYKELSLRMNELEREKQSIIAFMNEVERKKRAVFMEAFEKINKNLRRYFLKVTDGGNAQLKLVNPEDPFSGGIDMIVQFPGKQPLLVSGASGGERSVSAVAFLLAIQELTPAAFYILDEVDAHLDALHVAKLGELLAEEADKSQFIVVTLKPEMVNKAQKIYGVYERNGVSNVVSTMFTEAKS from the coding sequence ATGCCCTACGTGAAAAAAATCGAATTAAGAGGCTTCAAATCTTTTGGGCCAAAAACAGTAACTGTCACCTTAGACAAAGGCTTCACAGCCGTAACAGGACCAAACGGCAGCGGCAAAACAAACATCGTGGACGCTATTCTCTTTGTCTTAGGTGAACTCAGCGCAAGGAGAATGCGCGCCGAAAACCTGGCTAAATTAATATTCCACGGTTCACCAGATGCGGGATTAGGAAAAGCAAAGTCGGCTAAGGTTGTGCTCCAATTTGATAACAAAGATGGGCGCATACCTGTAGACACCAACACTGTGACGATATCTAGAGAAGTTTTCAGAAACGGGCAGTGCGTCTACCGACTTAATGGGCGAAGAATTTCGAGAACAAACATTAATAACATGCTTTCCATGGCAGGGATCACATCTACTGGCCACAACATAATATTACAAGGCACAATTAACCGCATGACAGACATTTCTTCAAAAGACCGCCGGAAGATTCTTGAAGACATGGTGGGCATCGCCCAGTACGATTCTGAGAAAGCAGAAGCAGAAGAAAAACTGCAAGTAGCTGAAATTTCAGTTCGAACTGCCATGGGAAGAATCGACGAAGTGCAGAAACGAGTTGATGACCTTGAAAGAGAAAGAAACGGGCTACTTCGGTATAACTTCATACAAAACGAAATAAAACGATTTGAAGCAATGAAGCTTTCTCACCAAGTCACAATCATAGAAGAGAAAGGAACGGATATCTCTTCAAAACTTGAAGAAGCTCAACGCATAGTTGAAAACCTAGGCCAAGTCCGCGACAAAATGCGGGATAACCGCCATTCCATTGAACGCGAGTGGAGAAGGCTCAGCTCGGATATGGTGGAGGAAGGCGGTACACGGGTTCTTGAAGTTCAAATTAAAATAGGAGATTTGAAATCAAGACTAACTGAACTTTCAACAAAGACAAGTGCAGGCACAACCACTCTTGAAGGTTTAAGGAAAGTCAGAGAAAACAATATCCAACAGCTTGATTCGATGCGAATGGAGATAAGTGAAAATCGCAAAAGAATGCAACAGCTAAAAAGAAAACGAGAGCAACTGTTAAAGGACTTCGACGCCAAACAAGCTGAACATGATATTCTCACTAGCGAGACTACACAACTCTGGGGAGATATTGGAGAAAACAGTAAAGAAATCCGGGAAACCGAACGGCAACTTGACAGACTTTACCAAGAACTCGCTGACTTGAAGGCTGACTATGCTCAAGGGCAAACATCTAAAAGAATTTTGCTCCACAGACTAAACGACCTAAAAACTCGAAAGGAAAGGTTCGCCGTCACTCTGGAAGAACTAGAAAAATCTTTTGGCGACTTGAAAGAAGTTCAAAAAGAACAGAAAACACGGCTGAACAATTTGCAAAAGTCGCTTGAACGTAGAATCATACAGAAAGAGGCAGTTGAACGAGAAATCGATGAAGCAGGAGAAATTGCAGGCACCGCACGCGAAGCAGTTGTCGAGTTTGCAACCCAACGGGAACTTGCCGAAGCAGTCGCTGCAGAAGAAAACGCCTTGAGAAACATTGAAGAATTAGGCGAACTCGGGGTCATCTCAGGCGTTTATGGACGTCTTAAAAATTTGATTAAAATTGAAGGGCGCCACAAACAAGCTTTAGAAGCGGCTGGAGCAGGTTGGCTAGATGCTATAGTGGTGCGTGATTTCGAAGCCGCATTTATGTGTGCTGAAACATTGAGACGTCTAAAACTTGGTAGGATTAGAATCATTCCGATAAAGGGGCTGACAAGGAAAGTTGCGAGTCCGCGAGAATTAAGGAATGTTGAGGGATTGGCAACGGCCTTTGTGAAGTGTGCAAGAGAACATGAGCCAGCAGTTGATTTCGTTTTTGGCGATACGGTCGTTGCAAGGAACGATAAGACAGCATTGGGTGTATGTCGAAAAGGATACAGAAGTGTAACGACAAACGGAGACGTTTACGAAGTTGGGGGAGGGTTAGAAAGCGGCTTTTTCCGTGAACCCATCGATTTCTCTGCAATAATTCCCAGCGAAACCGCTATTAAAAGCCTAGATGAAGCCGTGAGAGCCCTTAAAGAACACTTAGCAAGAAGAGGAAAAGACGTTTCATTCCTCGAAGAGGAGATAGAGCGAACTCGAAGCGAGATAACAGGATTATCTGAAGCCATCGGCACCCTCGATGCTGAAGTAGCTAGAGTTAAAAAAAGCACTAAAGTCACAAAACGAAACATCCGACGAATAGGCTTTTACATTCAAGGCGTTCAAACAAAGCTGGAAAAAGAAAAAACGGAAATCGGGCTTCAAAAGGCTCAGCGACATGCAATTCGAAAAGACATGCAAAAACTGCGCACCAAATTGGCTGAATTAAGACGCAAAACTGATCCCACACACATACAGAAGCTAGAAATCCAAAGGGATAGATTAGCCGAGAACCTCATTATGCTTAGACAAAACTTAGGTAGTGTCAAAACAGAATTCTCAACTTTGCAATCAAAATATGACAACGTTCTAAGGCTAAGCTACCGAAACGTCAAAGTTCAGCTTAAAAAGGTAGAAAAACAGCTCGCAGTTGTGGAAAAAGAAATTGATGAGGCACTACAAGAAAAAGAACAATTGAAAGAGGAACTTCTCAAGCTCGAAAAATCTAGAGAAGAACTTTCTCGCACTGTCCTAAGCGCAAGAGAAGAAGCAAAGAAGTTCACCGCTCAAATAGACGACATCGATAAAGAACTCAAAAAGATAGATGCTGAATACGAGCGTGCAGACCGTTTGCGCAATCAGCTTCAACTTTCACATCAAACATTACAACTTCAGGCGGACGGTTTTAGACGACAGTTAAGAGAATTCGGCTATGAAAAAATAATATCAATAACTCCTAGGCAGCTTGAAGAAGCTGAAACTTCTCTTAGAATGATGGAATTTGAAGTTGAACGGCTAGGAGCAGTCAACCAGCTCGCTCTTTCTCATTATGCTGAACAAATATCCCGCTATAAGGAACTGTCACTACGCATGAACGAGCTGGAACGCGAAAAGCAATCCATAATAGCCTTCATGAACGAAGTAGAACGCAAGAAACGCGCGGTCTTCATGGAGGCTTTTGAAAAAATAAATAAAAACTTGAGGAGATACTTCTTAAAAGTAACAGATGGGGGTAATGCACAGCTAAAGCTAGTGAACCCTGAAGACCCGTTCTCCGGAGGCATCGACATGATAGTTCAGTTTCCAGGCAAACAACCCTTACTCGTAAGCGGAGCCAGCGGTGGAGAAAGATCGGTTTCGGCAGTTGCATTTTTATTGGCCATACAAGAGCTTACGCCAGCCGCATTTTACATCCTTGACGAAGTTGACGCTCACTTAGATGCCTTGCATGTTGCAAAACTAGGAGAGCTTTTAGCAGAAGAGGCAGACAAATCTCAATTCATAGTAGTCACGTTGAAGCCTGAGATGGTTAACAAAGCTCAAAAAATCTACGGAGTTTACGAACGCAATGGAGTCTCCAACGTGGTTTCCACCATGTTCACGGAGGCCAAATCCTAG
- a CDS encoding C_GCAxxG_C_C family protein, translating to MQQRNTSLPEKAGAYFKQGYNCAQSVLLAMQEYYELKSELIPKIATAFGGGIGRCGSLCGALTGAIMAIGIKHGTNQPRREKREKAYTLAQKFHNEFAKECGSPYCRELIGYDLTNPEELEKARKLNIFDKKCSHFVKKAVEILINLET from the coding sequence ATGCAACAAAGAAACACTTCCCTCCCTGAAAAAGCAGGGGCATACTTCAAGCAAGGCTACAATTGCGCCCAAAGTGTCCTATTAGCAATGCAAGAATACTATGAACTCAAAAGCGAGCTAATACCAAAAATCGCTACAGCCTTCGGAGGAGGAATCGGAAGATGCGGCTCACTATGTGGAGCACTAACAGGCGCCATAATGGCAATCGGAATAAAACACGGAACCAACCAACCACGCAGAGAAAAACGAGAAAAAGCATACACCCTAGCCCAAAAGTTCCACAATGAATTCGCAAAAGAATGCGGCAGCCCCTATTGTCGAGAACTCATCGGATATGATTTAACTAACCCAGAAGAACTGGAAAAAGCCCGAAAGCTAAACATATTTGACAAAAAATGCTCCCACTTCGTAAAGAAAGCCGTTGAAATACTAATTAACTTAGAAACATAG
- a CDS encoding 4Fe-4S binding protein: MTNIKRKVFRIRTLRIISQFAFFILLNAVLFGFEPLLLLLPILQSLGNPLKTVGDAFAAMQYMLWEPTFPWLPLASFLIVAVLLGRTLCGWACPFGFIQDILGYIKRKHMEISPRTHQDMIYFKYIILGAILFISITVSVTSVMGIGGSYKDALGVFAQAPFNALSPHDTLFATLPTVALKAFHAEPPFQDILGGIGALSPLFWTRLFILAIVLALAVYTPRSWCRYFCPVGAMMALLNRFSFLGLKRDVVHCTKESCRSCVEACPMKVPILDLPWEKFNHPECTYCLECVDACETKALKPKFA, translated from the coding sequence TTGACAAACATAAAGCGCAAAGTTTTTCGCATACGAACTTTGAGAATAATCAGTCAGTTTGCCTTCTTTATACTTCTCAATGCTGTCTTATTCGGCTTCGAACCCTTACTGCTTCTCCTGCCAATTCTACAAAGCTTAGGAAACCCGCTAAAAACTGTAGGAGACGCCTTTGCAGCGATGCAGTACATGCTTTGGGAACCCACTTTTCCATGGCTTCCTCTTGCCTCCTTTCTTATAGTCGCAGTGCTCTTGGGTAGAACGTTATGTGGCTGGGCTTGCCCATTTGGCTTTATCCAAGACATACTTGGCTACATAAAAAGAAAACATATGGAAATTTCACCTAGGACGCATCAAGACATGATTTACTTCAAATATATAATTCTTGGAGCAATTTTGTTTATTAGCATAACAGTATCAGTCACCTCAGTGATGGGAATCGGTGGAAGCTACAAAGATGCTCTGGGAGTTTTCGCCCAAGCACCCTTTAACGCGTTGAGCCCTCATGACACGTTGTTTGCAACGCTACCCACCGTAGCGCTTAAAGCATTTCATGCAGAGCCACCGTTCCAAGACATCTTAGGGGGGATAGGCGCTCTTTCGCCATTGTTTTGGACCCGCTTGTTCATATTGGCGATTGTTTTGGCTTTAGCAGTCTATACTCCCAGAAGTTGGTGTCGATACTTCTGTCCGGTAGGAGCCATGATGGCTTTGCTAAATCGTTTCAGTTTTCTAGGGTTAAAAAGAGATGTAGTACACTGCACAAAGGAGAGTTGCCGCAGCTGCGTGGAAGCATGTCCCATGAAAGTTCCGATTCTTGATTTGCCATGGGAAAAGTTCAATCATCCCGAATGCACATACTGCCTTGAATGCGTAGATGCATGCGAAACAAAAGCATTAAAACCAAAATTCGCCTAA
- a CDS encoding signal recognition particle protein Srp19 (binds to 7S RNA to mediate binding of the signal recognition particle protein Srp54) yields the protein MQKQKKIILWPVYFDSSKTRKEGRRVPKNIAVPNPNLAEIQKAAEHLELKPEVKTNATYPTIHWRKTGRIMVQKRETKMQTLMKMAKEIAAIRQQTRE from the coding sequence GTGCAAAAGCAGAAGAAGATAATTCTTTGGCCAGTCTATTTCGACTCGTCTAAGACGAGGAAGGAAGGACGAAGGGTGCCAAAGAATATTGCAGTGCCAAACCCAAACTTGGCAGAAATTCAAAAAGCGGCAGAACATTTAGAATTGAAGCCGGAAGTCAAAACGAATGCCACCTACCCAACGATTCATTGGCGAAAAACTGGACGGATAATGGTGCAGAAAAGAGAGACAAAAATGCAAACTTTAATGAAAATGGCTAAGGAAATAGCAGCCATCCGTCAGCAAACAAGAGAATAG